DNA from Megachile rotundata isolate GNS110a chromosome 8, iyMegRotu1, whole genome shotgun sequence:
ATGCGGCGGAGAAAAAGCTTCCACGAGGAGCCGAACACCGGCATCCCTTTGATGTAGGGAACGTGCTTTTTTTTCCAGTAGGTGTGCTGAATGTACACGATCGAGATGAGCTTGGCCAAACCCACGATGGAAAAAGCGATCACCAACAGCTTCAGTGAAAAAGAAAACGACGCGGACTCCATTGCCACGGAGGATGGATTACGAACGACTCTATCTGGTAAGTAGGAGGAATGTTATAAGTATGGACGAATACATGGACGGTTTTATCGTTGCACGAGCGACAGAGAAGGAGGGAGTAGAAGGCCCGTTACGTAAATCGCTTGAATAAACTGCGCTGCTCCTCGCCAATGTTCCTTGCAAATAAATTGCAATCAAATCGCTATCTCGATGtgcaattaatgaaattttattactttccttcaattttatttcgttaTATGAGATCTTTGTTtagattatattttaatttaagtttcttagtaattaaaaaatggaagTCGTGGAATGGATTGggttttaaattaaaagaagagtcacaaaatacaatttaattaccGTAACGGCAGTACAGAATTTGAGATTCTAATTAGATAAGTCGCAATCGGTAATCAGAAGTTACTACATAATCTTATCCTAGTGAACTCTTCGAAATCCAAAgagaatttatacaaaaatataaaaaacttaAACATCCCTTTTCTCCCAAGTAAACAACAATTTCTCCTCCGGAACTAACGCAAAAGTGCCCTTAGCATAAACGATGTTCGACACCGTCTTCTCGTTCCGTTTAACCACAAACTTCCGCAAGAAATAAAACATCAAAATCTTGATTTCCATCAACACGAATCTATTACCGATACACTGTCGAGGTCCGACTCCAAAGGGGATGTACGAGTAAGGAACGATCTTGTCCTTGTTCTTGTCGCTGAATCTTTCAGTATCGAATTTTTCGGGATCCGGAAAGAATCTGGGATCGTGAAGCATCGAGTAAATGGGGAACCACACGTTGGCACCTGGGTCCAGAGTGACGCTGGCGCATCCAGGCGCAGGGGGTGGTAATTCGTAGGTCTTCGTACAAACTCGGTCGACGTACACCGAATTGTTGTACTTCCTGTTCGCCTCGGAGATCACCATGTCCATGTACTCCATTTTCATGAGGGCTTCGTAGGTAATTTCCCCGTTCGACTCCTCGTAATAGCGATCCACTTCGTTATGCAACTTCTCCTGGATCTCCGGGTGCATCGCCAGCGCGTAAACCATGTGGGCCATCAGGTTAGAGGGCGCGTCGAAGCCGGCGAGGAAGAAGATGAAGGCCTGAGAGACGATGTCGTCGACGGTCATCGGCGTCGTTAGGTCCTCTTTATTTTTAGCCTGCATCAGAAGGTGTAACATGTCGGGTCTGACTATTCCCTGCTCGATGCGGGCCTTCACCGTTTCCGAGACGAGTGTATGGAAGAAGTTTACGGTCTCGGAATCGATGAGTCTCAGTCCGATTACTTTCGAGAAGCGTGGAAACACGTAGGTCAGCAGCAGTTTGTACAGGTGCCCGAAGATTTTGGTCATGATGGTGTTCCCTCGCATGAAGAACTCGTTCTCGGGGTCCTTCATCGAGTCCACGCTCACTCCAAAAGCGACGGACGATATGACGTCAGTGGCGTATCTGCTGAAGGCGTCTTTGGCGTCCACCATCTTCGTGTACTCGGGATTGTCGATCAGATAATCGACGAACGTCCGAGCGCATTTCGACACCAGACCGAACATGAATTTCATTTTGGCGGAGGTGAAAGACGGAGTGAGGATGTTTCTCATCTCCTTCCAGCGCTCGCCGCCAAGTATCGCCACGTTTTTCGCGAATATAGGGTCCACCTCTTCTCTGATGAACTGCAGGCGGTCGGTGAAGTGATCGAAATGTTTCACGGCTATGTCTCGGATCAGTTCGGGATCACGGATCAGCACGGATGGCGTCATGAGGTTCATGAATCCCACGTACCTGGCGTCCGGATGAAGATTATACAACAACTGGCTGTGGTCGACGATATTTAATCGACGAAACGTGTGCAGGTACATGGAACCGAGCGGCGGTACGGATTTCAAGTAAGGCACACCTTTCTTTTTCCAGTACGTCTGCTCCCAGTATATCGCCGCGATACATTTAACGAAGATTATGGCGATCAGCGTGATCGCCAGTATCGAGAACGCTGACCAAGACAGGAGAATCTCCATGATAGTCACGCACGCGAATGTAGCTGTCAATCCGCAGCTACAACCTTATAAATGCGAACGAACGCGTGTGCAAGGTTTATCggcgcgagagagagagaggagagcgAGACACGCGATGTGACGGAATCGTAACTACGTCGTTTGAATTGAGACTAGTCATTCAGCAGCTGCAGAAGGAGATATAAGATGTAGCACACTTTCGTCATCGTGGATTGACCACCTTTGGGCGGCGATTATGTTGATCAAGTGGGTATCGACGTGGGAATGTGACAGGGTGTCATGTAATTTACTTTATTGCTCGATTTAAAACTAGTTAACAATTTTATAGTAATTATGTTTCGTGAAAGGAATGCATACAGAATACAGAAATAAAACATCAAAGCATCTAACTAGAAATTTCCTctcaattttattcgaatccAAAACcccattaattatttttctaacaATACAAAAGCCTAAGCTCTCTTCTCCAAACTAATCCAGAACCCGTCTTTCGGAATCAATGAGAAAGTAGCGTTCTTGAACACCAGCGGAATCATCGTCTTTTCATTAGGTTTTATCACAAACTTCCTCAACAAATGAACTATCAAAATTTTCGTCTCCATCAACGCGAACCGATTACCAATACACTGTCGAGGTCCCATACCAAAAGGAATATACACATAAGGATTAACGCTGTTTTTGTTCTCGTCGTTGAACCGCTCCGGATCGAACTTCTCGGGATCAGGAAAATATTGGGGGTCCATATGCAGTCCATAAACCGGGATCATCACGTTGTTATCTGGCTGTACAGTCACGCTGTTGTAGCCCTCCGCAGCTGGAGGCAGATCGAACTCCTTCTCGCAGATTCTGTCGATCATGAACACAGGAGGATAACGTCTGAGCGTCTCGGAGATCACCATGTCCATGTACTTCATCTTCAGCAGGGACTCGTACGAGATCTCTCCGTCCTCCAAATGACTCTCCACCTCTTCTCGCAGCCTCTCCTGAACCTCCGGATGCAGCGCCAGCTCGTAGATCGCGAAACACATGAGTACAGACACCGTTTCGAAACCCGCCAAAAAGAAGATGAAAGCCTGCGCGACGATGTCGTCGTCCGTTATCTCGCGTTTACCTTCGTCCCTAGCCTGCATCAGAAGGTGGATCATGTCCGGTCTGACGATACCCCGCTCGTCGCGCGCTTTGATCGTCTCAGTGATGGTTTTACAGAAAAACGTGGTCGTCGAGCGAGACAGGAACTTGAATCCCACCATTCTCATCGCGCGCGGAAACAGGTGGAAGGCCACGAACTTCAACATACGCCACACGCCGCTGAACTGGGTCGCGTCGGCTCCCCTCAGGTAGAACTCGTTGTCGCGGTGCTTCAGGGAGTTCACGTCTATCCCGAAGGCCACGGTCGCTATCACGTCGTTTGTGTACCTGGTGAACGCGTCTTTAGCCTCCAAGCAGGAGGCTAACTCCGGATGATCGTAGAGATAATCGACGAATCCCTCGCAGCACTTGGACACCAAACCGAACATGAACTTCATCTTGCTGGCGGTGAAGGATGGACTCAGGGTGTTCCTCATCTCCCTCCAGCGGTCGCCTCTGAGGGAGAACACGTTTTtcccgaaaatggggtccatCTCCTCGGTGAGGAAGCTTCGGTGATCAGGGAAGTGGTCGAAAGACTTCACGGTCACCTGCTTGATCAGCTCCGGATCGCGCAGGATTATGGTGGGTCGACCGGAGTCCATCATGCCGATGTACCTCACTTTTTGGTTGTGGTTGTACAGAAACTGACTGTACTTGTGAAATCCAGCGAAACCCAGTAGAACTTTCCAGGCTTTAACCAGCACCATTGTCGACTTTACGTATGGTGCCCCATTCCTCTTCCAGTAGGTGGACTCTCGGTAGAAGGATGAGAACAATTTTGCGAGGAACAGAGCGATCAAAATGATCACCAACATCCAGAACGCGCTCAGTTCGAAAACCATTGTTGGATACGATTTTTAAAACAAATGTAACGATCGCTAAATATGAACGACCGTTTGCGAACACTGGTATATACGAAAACAAAAGGAGAGAGACCTTATATATCTGCAGGAGCTTCTGGATAAGGGGCTTAATCTTAGATGTTCGGATAACGGGCATTTTTCAAGATGTACTTCGATAGATAAAGCGCCTTTGTAAAACGGTATCgactttaattttcaatttgtggaagcgacaaaaatgaattaattcCGTCAGACGGTTATCTGATAAAAAAGGTTGTTCACCCCTTCGTATCGGAGATCGACCGATGCCGGACGATTGATTGGTCAAGCGGCGCAAAATATTTTTGCGAATTTATCAGTGGAATAATTTGAGACGTAGAAAACTTCGACTTTGGAATTCACTTGAATTTGCTTTTACAAAAtgctttgacaattttaaatagtattatatttttcaaacatcTTTATTTTCCTATGATTGAATATTTTATCATGAATGATAAATTACGAAACTGCGAAATCAGTTTACCTCGTGAAGATTTTAAAAGCAATtcgttgaattttaataaattataaaaaattgtacagaaaGTAGGGAATTAGCAGAATTAAAAACAtgataatattttcaatctttttcTCGTTCTGCAATTTATTATTCAGTCTGGGTTATTAATAACCGTATGATATTCGCCGTTGGAACGcgaaatttcatcaaaaatcaaattaaacGCGGAAGCATTATTAAAAGAGACATGTATAAAATGTCTACATATTCATGATATCAGCtacgattaaataattttaatacgatTATTGCAGTTACTTACCAATGAAAACGAAGATCTGGTGATGCGAGTATCGCAGCAGCATCGAAATGGAGATCGtctgaaaaataaatttctctgTTAAACTATTACGATTAAATTTTCTAACCCGACATAATCGGGCATATTACCCGGACATAATCGAAGAAAAATAACGTTATCGTTAcgataaaataaagcgatatcagGAAGAAAATCGCGCAGTAATTTACTTGTACGAAACAAATAATCCAAATGAAGATCCGTTCAgctcgaagataattttcacGGATCCTACACGTCGCGTCAATTAATGCAACAAAACAGGCTAAAGGTGTTTATTattgaataaaagaaaattgcaaCGAAGACGCGAGATAAATCGCAAGCCGATCGCACTCGGTTACCGGGTTGAGAGCGAACGGTGCAATTCAATTGCGAACGGTTCAGATTGAGCTAGCACCTGGCACCCGCCGGATAATTCACTATTTGCAATGGGAAACCTTGGTAACGGAAGCGTTTAATGGTACTTTGCAGACGCGTCGATGTTATTTACGAGGAAAACCGGTTCAAGAAGAAAatcaaaatgaatattttacttGTGTTAATAGCATTAACATTCTGTTCATATTCCTTGAAAATTCGGACTcgcaatttgaacaaaatttgcAGTTTTCTGGATGTACCATCAcatacaatatttacaaattttacatacaTTGTTGTTAATTGTTGTAATGTtcacatgttacatacatatgttatatacacatgttacatacacatgttacatacacatgttacatacacatgttacatatacatgttacatacacatgttacatactcatgttacatatacatgttacatacacatgtcacatacacatgttacatacacatgttacatacacatgccacatacacatgttacatactcatgttacatacatatgttatatacacatgttacatacacatgttacatacacatgttacatatacatgttacatacacatgttacatactcatgttacatatacatgttacatacacatgtcacatacacatgtcacatacacatgttacatacacatgttacatacacatgttacatatacatgttacatatacatgttacatacacatgttacatacacatgttacatatacatgttacatacacatgttacatatacatgttacatacacatgttacatacacatgctacatacacatgttacatacacatgttacatacacatgttacatacacatgttacatacacatgttacatacacatgtcacatacacatgttacatacttatgttacatacacatgttacatacacaAGGTCTGCATCAAAAGACctgatcaatttttatattcttctaAGGATGTTCCTATATCTACTATTGTGtcagaaaatttaggaacaatTGGAAGATGTATGAAAAGCAAGATTAAAAGCAATCGTGTAGCGAATGTACATGACAGACGGAATAATATAGGGTAATACGTAGATGACGACAGTCTCGGAGTACACGTGACTCCAGAACGGTAGATTGACCGAGGGTGATTCCAGGTAGAGCACCCCCAAGCACTGAAGCAACATTCACGTGTTGTGCCACGAGATTCACCCATCTCTTGTCTCAACGTTTCCAATATACTACATGAAATATTACATCATAACTCCCAAGAACTCTGGCTGAAATGTTCAGCATTGGAACATGTTCAAAATTTAATGGAGCTGTGAATTCATTCTGGGAATGGTTAAACAGTAGAagaaaatacttaaaaatgtgggaacttgtgaagttcaaaatttggacttagttgagatttgaggatttaactcactatttaagaatttgaaaatttaggtatctgaagatatatgaatttggaaatttaagtagctcactatttaagaatttggagatgtagatatCTGAAgatatatgaatttgaaaattaaaaattagtattacACCATCATGATTTTCCCACATTCTACAGAATCCTATTAACAGAGAGTCTGCTAAAAATGTTACCATCCATATATGAACATTTAtgctaataaaattattcatgcATAGAATAATTGGCTTTTCACTATACATCCATCCTGAATGCCTAGATATGAATTAGATGTAGACTGATGCACAATGAATTGCATTTGAATCATTGTTAGTAGTATGCAATATTACTCATTTGTTCGGTCGACGTAAACCTATTAAACACGAGTGAAGCTATTCGTTGGACCGTACATGATCCAATCACTTCCTAACGCCAGGGAATACCCCGAAATTTCGCAATCCGCCTGGCGTAATATTTGTTGCCAGGTAATGCAGGGATAAAAATCCCATatttaaaagttataaaaatttgcaaaatgacTAAtggaaataattgaagaatcaaGACATTTTGAATCATTATAATGAGTCGTTACGTGGTAAGATATTTGGGaacaatttaatacaaaattaccgACTTGGGACCTCCACAACGAATATGATGCCTCTAATAACGTTGATTTATACTCAACGGTTCAACTTCAAGGGGATCGCCACGTATAAGGGTGTACGGGGTTGGAGGGTTATACACGGGTTATCTCAGTGCGTGATTACTTTGAATTGATTGCCATATCCTTTTACACGTACTAGGTTGTCGCGTGGATATGTGTGATATCATCCCCTTGACGGAGAGGAATATATTCGGATCGAAAACACGTAGCGCGTGAAACTGAATCTAATTTGCACCTTCAGAATATTCTAGATTCATGCCACATCTAACATTTGCGATACTATTGCGCATACCGTGAcgtaaaagtaaatttaatgcAAGGTTTAAGAAACGAACATTCGGATTATGTATTTACCCAttcaaatttatggatttttagcTATCAGATTcatgtatataatttaaaagtacTTACAAAAACTAACATGATGAAGAATGCAGCGAGGTACGAAGTTCTGGCCATCCACATGCTTACAAAACGATAGTGTTCTCCCGTAACC
Protein-coding regions in this window:
- the LOC105663136 gene encoding uncharacterized protein LOC105663136 — protein: MVFELSAFWMLVIILIALFLAKLFSSFYRESTYWKRNGAPYVKSTMVLVKAWKVLLGFAGFHKYSQFLYNHNQKVRYIGMMDSGRPTIILRDPELIKQVTVKSFDHFPDHRSFLTEEMDPIFGKNVFSLRGDRWREMRNTLSPSFTASKMKFMFGLVSKCCEGFVDYLYDHPELASCLEAKDAFTRYTNDVIATVAFGIDVNSLKHRDNEFYLRGADATQFSGVWRMLKFVAFHLFPRAMRMVGFKFLSRSTTTFFCKTITETIKARDERGIVRPDMIHLLMQARDEGKREITDDDIVAQAFIFFLAGFETVSVLMCFAIYELALHPEVQERLREEVESHLEDGEISYESLLKMKYMDMVISETLRRYPPVFMIDRICEKEFDLPPAAEGYNSVTVQPDNNVMIPVYGLHMDPQYFPDPEKFDPERFNDENKNSVNPYVYIPFGMGPRQCIGNRFALMETKILIVHLLRKFVIKPNEKTMIPLVFKNATFSLIPKDGFWISLEKRSSYLPDRVVRNPSSVAMESASFSFSLKLLVIAFSIVGLAKLISIVYIQHTYWKKKHVPYIKGMPVFGSSWKLFLRRISFPDCCKFIYNYYPDLRYVCVMDFSTPAVVIRDPELIREIAIKNFEYFPDHQSFINEKIDPIFGKNVFSLRGERWKEMRSTLSPSFTASKMRFLFELVSKCAQEFVNYLYNHPEFSASIEVKDAFTRYTNDTIATVAFGISVNSLMDRENEFYKKGADATNFAGLFRLIKFLLFRMNPRLTRMAGFSFLSRDTASFFKKVVFETVKARDEQNIVRPDMIHLLMEARDKEKPVSRQMTIDDITAQAFIFFLAGFDTSSKLMCYMVHELAVNPDIQEKLRDEVDRYIREGDGDISYDALSRMKYMEMVTAEALRKYPPLVHIDRLCARKFQLPPAGPGYDSVTIYPDNVVLFPVYALHHDPKYFPDPDKFDPERFSEENKDKIDPYTYLPFGLGPRKCIGSRFALMETKILIAHLLHRFYLKCTEKTKVQIEFSKKNFSITPDGGFWIGLESRSSV